Proteins from a genomic interval of Stenotrophomonas maltophilia:
- a CDS encoding amino acid permease, with translation MLKALLRVKPVEPAGHVDAGEPIEGSLDGEATLKRTLTAKHLILLGVGAVIGAGIFVLTGQAAANHAGPAVMLSFVIAGFACALAGLCYAEFAAMMPVSGSAYSYSYATLGEGMAWFIGWCLVLEYLFASASVAVGWSAYLISFITTTLHMPFPDALSAAPIAWTGSEFVASGKLFNLPAVLIVAAVSGLLYVGVTQSAFVNAIIVAIKVTVICLFIGIGAAHIDPANWQPFIPENTGVPGEFGWSGVFRAATIAFFAYIGFDAVSTAAGETKDPQRNMPIGLLGSLAVCTIVYIIVCAVLTGMMPYHLLGTDKPVATALEPYPTLSWLKTLVEIGAIAGLSSVVLVMMMGQTRIAYTISRDGLLPKFFGKVHARFRTPYVATIVVGVIAAALAGMVPLNVLGELVSMGTLLAFATVCIGVLVLRYTKPEIHRPFRVPAVWIICPLGAATCLFLFWQAFVVHWHLFVGWTLLGLLIYLGYGIRNSKLAKSP, from the coding sequence ATGCTGAAAGCTCTGTTGAGGGTCAAGCCGGTTGAACCGGCCGGGCACGTCGATGCCGGCGAACCCATCGAAGGCAGCCTGGACGGCGAAGCCACGTTGAAACGGACCCTCACGGCTAAACACCTCATCCTGCTTGGCGTGGGTGCGGTGATCGGCGCTGGTATCTTCGTGCTGACCGGCCAGGCCGCAGCCAACCACGCTGGCCCGGCAGTGATGCTGTCGTTCGTCATCGCCGGTTTCGCCTGCGCCCTGGCGGGCCTGTGCTACGCCGAGTTCGCGGCGATGATGCCGGTCTCCGGCAGTGCCTACTCCTATTCCTACGCCACCCTCGGCGAGGGCATGGCCTGGTTCATCGGCTGGTGCCTGGTGCTGGAGTACCTGTTCGCCTCGGCCTCGGTCGCGGTGGGCTGGTCGGCGTACCTGATCAGCTTCATCACCACCACCCTGCACATGCCGTTCCCGGATGCCTTGAGCGCGGCCCCGATCGCCTGGACCGGCAGCGAGTTCGTCGCCTCGGGCAAGCTGTTCAACCTGCCGGCGGTGCTGATCGTGGCGGCGGTGTCCGGCCTGCTGTACGTGGGCGTGACCCAGTCGGCCTTCGTCAACGCGATCATCGTGGCGATCAAGGTCACCGTCATCTGCCTATTCATCGGCATCGGCGCGGCCCACATCGACCCGGCCAACTGGCAGCCGTTCATCCCGGAAAACACCGGCGTGCCGGGTGAGTTCGGCTGGAGCGGCGTGTTCCGCGCGGCCACCATCGCGTTCTTCGCCTACATCGGCTTCGATGCGGTCTCCACCGCCGCCGGCGAAACCAAGGACCCGCAGCGCAACATGCCGATCGGCCTGCTTGGCTCGCTGGCCGTGTGCACCATCGTCTACATCATCGTCTGCGCGGTGCTGACCGGCATGATGCCGTACCACCTGCTGGGCACCGACAAGCCGGTGGCCACCGCGCTGGAACCCTACCCGACCCTGTCCTGGCTGAAGACCCTGGTCGAGATCGGCGCCATCGCCGGCCTGTCCTCGGTGGTGCTGGTGATGATGATGGGCCAGACCCGCATCGCCTACACGATCTCCCGCGACGGCCTGCTGCCGAAGTTCTTCGGCAAGGTCCACGCCCGCTTCCGCACCCCGTACGTCGCCACCATCGTGGTCGGCGTGATCGCCGCCGCGCTGGCCGGCATGGTGCCACTGAACGTGCTGGGCGAACTGGTCTCGATGGGCACCCTGCTGGCCTTCGCCACGGTCTGCATCGGCGTGCTGGTGCTGCGCTATACCAAGCCGGAGATCCACCGCCCGTTCCGCGTGCCGGCGGTGTGGATCATCTGCCCGCTCGGGGCAGCCACCTGCCTGTTCCTGTTCTGGCAGGCGTTCGTGGTCCACTGGCATCTGTTTGTTGGCTGGACGCTGCTCGGCCTGCTGATCTACCTGGGCTACGGCATCCGCAACAGCAAGCTGGCCAAGTCGCCCTGA